The proteins below are encoded in one region of Hordeum vulgare subsp. vulgare chromosome 3H, MorexV3_pseudomolecules_assembly, whole genome shotgun sequence:
- the LOC123444711 gene encoding WUSCHEL-related homeobox 8-like, with product MEWDKASAAAAAAAAGETAEERGGAGDALGYVKVMTDEQMEVLRKQISIYATICEQLVEMHRALTAHQDSIAGMRLGNLYCDPLMVHGGHKITARQRWTPTQMQLQILESIFDQGNGTPSKQKIKDITAELSQHGQISETNVYNWFQNRRARSKRKQAASSLPNNAESEAEGDEESPTDKKPRSDGSQQQSMAMRAHNPDRISEMHRHFDAAEREQVRGPMYGSSNDSGARSSGGLGQMSFYENVISNPRIDQFFQYRTGESFDMSG from the exons ATGGAGTGGGACAAGGCCTccgccgcggcggcggcggcggcggccggcgagaCGGCGGAggagaggggcggcgcgggggacGCGCTGGGGTACGTCAAGGTGATGACGGACGAGCAGATGGAGGTGCTCCGGAAGCAGATCTCCATCTACGCCACCATCTGCGAGCAGCTCGTCGAGATGCACCGCGCGCTCACCGCGCACCAGGACTCCATTGCAG GCATGAGGCTAGGTAATCTGTACTGTGATCCTCTAATGGTTCACGGAGGCCACAAGATCACAGCAAGGCAGCGATGGACACCAACGCAGATGCAGCTGCAGATCCTCGAGAGCATTTTTGACCAGGGAAATGGAACACCAAGCAAGCAAAAGATAAAAGACATCACTGCGGAGCTCTCGCAGCACGGACAGATCTCGGAGACCAACGTCTACAACTGGTTCCAGAACAGGCGTGCACGCTCAAAGCGGAAGCAGGCGGCTTCTTCTCTACCAAACAACGCCGAATCAGAAGCCGAGGGGGACGAGGAGTCCCCGACCGACAAGAAGCCTAGATCAGACGGGTCACAGCAGCAGAGCATGGCCATGAGGGCTCACAACCCTGATAGGATCTCGGAGATGCATCGTCACTTTGACGCAGCAGAGCGTGAGCAGGTTCGCGGTCCGATGTATGGGTCCAGCAACGACAGTGGGGCGAGATCTTCTGGCGGTCTAGGCCAGATGTCCTTCTACGAGAACGTCATTTCGAATCCAA GAATTGACCAGTTCTTCCAATATCGGACGGGTGAAAGCTTCGACATGTCTGGGTGA